In the genome of Fuerstiella sp., one region contains:
- a CDS encoding SDR family oxidoreductase, translated as MIDLNGQTALVTGSSRGIGKATAIRLAEAGADLVLNYAKSRAAAEMVAESIAQMGRNVLVVKADVSARDDVDSMIEAVDSEFGKLDIIVSNAASGGFRDLMKSTETQFDQTMSTNVKPLISLVQAALPLFSRSAGFSRVIGLSSHGSHRALPSYGLIGGSKAALESVARHLALELGDHDIRVNIVQAGLVETDSARMIPGVEEMFAHVESRTCVGSRRLQPEDVANVVTYLASPMSNMIQGQTIIVDGGATVFA; from the coding sequence ATGATCGACCTGAACGGCCAGACGGCGCTCGTGACGGGCAGTTCACGTGGAATCGGAAAAGCAACAGCAATCCGACTGGCAGAAGCCGGCGCTGACCTTGTACTGAACTATGCGAAGTCAAGGGCCGCTGCAGAAATGGTTGCGGAATCAATCGCTCAAATGGGGCGGAACGTTCTCGTCGTCAAAGCAGATGTTTCGGCCCGCGACGACGTTGACAGTATGATTGAAGCGGTCGACAGCGAGTTCGGCAAGCTGGACATTATTGTCAGCAATGCGGCTTCCGGCGGGTTTCGTGACCTAATGAAATCCACTGAGACGCAGTTTGATCAGACCATGAGTACCAATGTGAAGCCACTGATTTCACTTGTCCAGGCCGCCCTGCCGCTGTTCAGCAGGAGCGCCGGCTTCTCGCGAGTGATCGGTTTGAGTAGTCACGGTTCACACAGGGCACTGCCCTCCTATGGACTCATCGGCGGATCAAAAGCGGCGCTGGAAAGCGTGGCTCGTCATCTGGCTCTGGAACTGGGTGACCATGATATTCGTGTGAACATTGTTCAGGCGGGCCTGGTAGAAACAGATTCGGCCCGAATGATTCCGGGTGTCGAGGAAATGTTTGCCCACGTGGAGTCCAGAACGTGTGTTGGTTCGCGTCGCCTTCAGCCCGAAGATGTGGCGAACGTGGTCACATATCTTGCCAGCCCGATGAGTAACATGATTCAGGGACAGACGATCATTGTCGATGGCGGCGCGACAGTGTTTGCATAG
- the dusB gene encoding tRNA dihydrouridine synthase DusB → MRTPRAGVRVIKSAIPNTFRQSVDEHSSSADVVIPRPEFRGEVRFGSLILPTRYLLSPLAGFTTLPFRVIVRTLGGVGLATTDLVNCRALLARNERTMAMIESHPRDKPFAVQIFGSDPEAMTDAARFLEEHGVDAIDINMGCPVSRIAGTGSGAGMMCDIDSTVSLVQQVVESVGIPVSVKMRLGWDETQLTAPSFARAFEQVGVCAVAVHGRTREQGFSGSVSLAGIREVVKAVDKIPVIGNGDIRSVGDTARMIEQTGCHAVSIGRTALANPWIFRQLDEWERTGQYAPAGTFDERLQLMVGQFEFLEERYGSQRAIVQFRKMAHWYLKGMRVRKRLRGNFQFVRTRPEFDDALRQIREEGPVDGNRTGVLTDAHIPVPSGPIDKW, encoded by the coding sequence TTGCGGACGCCACGTGCAGGAGTACGGGTAATCAAAAGTGCCATCCCCAATACTTTTCGACAATCGGTTGACGAACATTCTTCCTCAGCCGACGTGGTCATTCCACGGCCTGAATTTCGCGGTGAAGTACGGTTCGGATCGTTGATCCTGCCGACACGGTACCTGCTGTCGCCTCTGGCCGGTTTTACAACATTACCGTTTCGTGTGATCGTGCGGACTTTAGGTGGTGTTGGGCTGGCGACAACCGACCTGGTGAACTGCCGTGCGTTACTTGCCCGGAACGAACGCACGATGGCCATGATCGAATCGCATCCACGTGACAAACCGTTTGCTGTCCAGATTTTCGGCAGTGATCCGGAGGCGATGACGGACGCAGCCCGGTTTCTGGAGGAACACGGCGTTGATGCCATTGACATCAATATGGGCTGTCCGGTCAGCCGCATCGCCGGCACAGGATCAGGAGCCGGAATGATGTGTGATATCGACAGCACCGTCTCACTTGTACAGCAGGTGGTGGAATCTGTCGGAATTCCGGTGAGCGTTAAAATGCGACTGGGCTGGGATGAAACGCAGCTTACAGCGCCGAGCTTCGCTCGTGCCTTCGAACAGGTCGGCGTCTGCGCTGTTGCCGTTCACGGGCGTACACGGGAACAGGGATTCAGTGGTTCTGTTTCGCTGGCGGGAATTCGGGAGGTGGTGAAGGCTGTCGATAAAATCCCGGTGATTGGCAATGGAGATATTCGTTCTGTTGGCGACACAGCCCGGATGATCGAACAAACCGGCTGCCATGCCGTTTCCATCGGCAGGACGGCACTGGCCAACCCCTGGATTTTTCGTCAGCTGGACGAGTGGGAACGTACTGGTCAGTATGCACCGGCGGGAACATTTGACGAACGTCTGCAGTTGATGGTTGGTCAATTTGAATTTCTTGAAGAACGATATGGCAGCCAACGGGCAATTGTGCAGTTTCGTAAAATGGCTCACTGGTATCTTAAAGGCATGCGTGTACGCAAGCGGTTGCGAGGAAACTTTCAGTTTGTGCGCACTCGTCCGGAATTTGATGATGCACTGAGACAGATTCGTGAGGAAGGCCCGGTGGACGGCAATCGCACGGGCGTACTGACAGATGCACACATACCCGTCCCCTCAGGACCGATCGACAAGTGGTGA
- a CDS encoding SDR family oxidoreductase, producing MSCILLTGATGLLGRYIIRDLVLQGHSLAVLVRPGRTLSAIERVEEVMKHWEPTTGRLPTPKVLEGNITQPNLGLCEDDLKWASGNCSAVIHCAASLKFQLAGDEPWNSNLNGTRNVVEFCEGIGIPQLFYISTAYVCGKVNTVAYETPVPGDTEPRNVYEASKRQAEQLVLSADLQMPPTILRPSIIVGDSKTGYTSTFHGPYLPLRLSMSMLAPAAEATGIRIAPDALKIFKMMGLEGGERKNLVTVDWVSRGITHVINSTELHGQIYHLTTDHPMSVLSLTKTTVEFLDEMYGFEDTDVVEFDDQMEQFFTAQMGVYREYWRDDPDFDATNRTLAMPDDPPPVIDDAMLRIMFQYVWDYDQQQRAVPAG from the coding sequence ATGAGTTGTATTCTTTTGACCGGAGCCACGGGGCTGCTTGGTCGCTATATCATTCGCGATCTGGTTCTTCAGGGACATTCACTGGCTGTGCTGGTACGACCGGGCAGAACGCTTTCGGCGATCGAACGCGTTGAAGAAGTGATGAAGCACTGGGAGCCGACTACCGGTCGCCTGCCGACACCCAAAGTCCTTGAAGGGAATATCACGCAGCCGAATTTGGGCCTGTGTGAAGATGATCTTAAATGGGCGAGCGGCAACTGTTCGGCCGTCATACACTGCGCGGCCAGCCTGAAATTTCAGCTCGCGGGTGATGAACCATGGAATTCCAATCTCAACGGGACACGTAACGTTGTCGAATTTTGCGAAGGAATCGGGATACCACAACTGTTTTATATTTCCACAGCATATGTCTGCGGCAAGGTTAATACTGTTGCCTACGAAACACCCGTGCCCGGGGATACGGAACCTCGCAACGTTTACGAAGCAAGCAAGCGGCAGGCCGAACAACTGGTTCTGAGCGCTGATCTGCAGATGCCACCTACGATTTTGAGGCCCAGCATCATTGTCGGGGATTCAAAAACCGGTTACACGAGTACATTCCATGGTCCGTATCTGCCGCTGCGGCTGTCGATGTCGATGCTGGCTCCCGCTGCTGAAGCCACAGGCATTCGCATTGCTCCCGATGCTTTGAAAATTTTCAAGATGATGGGACTGGAAGGTGGAGAACGCAAGAATCTGGTTACTGTCGACTGGGTCAGTCGAGGAATCACTCATGTGATCAACTCAACTGAACTTCACGGTCAAATTTACCACCTGACAACAGACCATCCGATGTCTGTACTGTCGCTGACAAAGACAACTGTAGAGTTTCTGGATGAAATGTACGGCTTTGAGGATACGGATGTCGTAGAGTTTGATGACCAGATGGAACAGTTCTTTACCGCTCAAATGGGGGTCTATCGGGAATACTGGAGGGATGACCCGGACTTCGATGCCACGAACCGAACTCTGGCAATGCCCGATGATCCTCCACCGGTCATCGATGATGCGATGCTGCGAATTATGTTTCAGTACGTCTGGGACTACGATCAGCAGCAACGAGCCGTTCCGGCCGGCTGA
- a CDS encoding DUF1501 domain-containing protein → MLTISGKSNRSLCDGIERRRFLQVGGLSVFGLSLTDLLRAEQHVSDGQPKRSVILIWMHGGPSQLDTFDMKPLAPAEVRGPWKPVASALPGLDVCELMPEHAKVMQHCTVIRSLSHGNGEHWAAAHWMLTGRRGSTSTDRKPRQPSMGAVISHLLGPTQSGSLPAVNMNDGGFGFHGGAWLGVDANPFRCGEFSYGNEAGRLPAGDHKSFSLVDGLSNQRLINRVQLQRQFDVLRRRVDCHTDFDAVDSVGQQALDIVLSGRVRQAFDLAGEDPGLKERYGPGWGEQALLSRRLVEAGVRFVSLNTGYFDDHSNIENALNDKLPRHDKCVGVLIQDLADRGMLEDTLVVTAGEFGHTPRINKKAGRDHWPLAQSILFAGGGYRHGQVIGTTNDKAEHPTSRKIGVEDFCATVYHAVGLRADDTMNDLSGRPVHLVPGGEVPREMLPAGVS, encoded by the coding sequence ATGCTGACCATCAGCGGTAAATCGAACCGAAGTCTTTGTGATGGGATTGAACGTCGAAGATTCCTGCAGGTTGGCGGACTGAGCGTGTTTGGTCTTTCGCTGACTGACCTGTTACGGGCAGAACAGCATGTTTCGGATGGCCAACCAAAGCGATCTGTCATTCTGATCTGGATGCACGGCGGTCCTTCTCAGCTTGATACTTTTGATATGAAGCCGCTGGCCCCGGCGGAGGTGCGAGGTCCCTGGAAACCTGTTGCGTCCGCTTTGCCCGGGCTTGATGTGTGCGAGCTGATGCCGGAACACGCCAAAGTGATGCAGCACTGCACTGTCATACGAAGTCTTTCGCACGGAAACGGAGAGCATTGGGCGGCCGCACACTGGATGCTTACCGGACGACGTGGTTCTACCAGTACTGACCGCAAACCGCGTCAACCTTCAATGGGTGCCGTCATTTCTCACCTGCTGGGTCCGACTCAGTCAGGGTCGTTGCCGGCAGTCAACATGAACGACGGAGGATTCGGTTTTCACGGTGGTGCATGGCTGGGAGTCGATGCAAATCCTTTCCGCTGCGGGGAATTCAGTTACGGCAATGAGGCCGGCAGACTACCGGCCGGCGACCACAAAAGCTTTTCACTTGTTGACGGGCTCAGTAATCAGCGACTGATCAATCGCGTACAGCTCCAGCGACAGTTTGATGTTCTGAGACGTCGAGTGGATTGTCATACTGATTTTGATGCCGTTGATTCTGTCGGTCAGCAGGCTCTGGATATCGTGCTTTCCGGTCGTGTTCGCCAGGCCTTTGATCTGGCCGGTGAAGACCCCGGGCTCAAGGAACGTTACGGTCCTGGCTGGGGGGAACAGGCACTGCTGTCCCGAAGGCTTGTGGAAGCCGGTGTCCGTTTTGTCTCACTGAACACCGGTTATTTCGATGATCACAGCAACATAGAAAATGCACTCAATGATAAGTTGCCCCGACATGACAAATGCGTAGGGGTTCTGATCCAGGACCTTGCAGACCGCGGGATGCTTGAGGATACGCTGGTGGTAACGGCCGGTGAGTTCGGGCATACACCGCGGATCAACAAAAAAGCGGGTCGTGATCACTGGCCTCTGGCTCAGAGTATTCTGTTTGCGGGAGGTGGCTATCGCCATGGTCAGGTCATTGGGACTACCAACGACAAGGCAGAGCATCCCACGTCACGGAAGATCGGCGTTGAAGACTTTTGCGCTACAGTCTATCACGCCGTCGGTCTGAGAGCTGATGATACGATGAATGATCTGTCCGGGCGACCCGTTCATCTGGTTCCGGGGGGAGAGGTGCCCCGCGAGATGCTGCCGGCCGGAGTGTCGTGA
- a CDS encoding serine/threonine protein kinase: protein MDKRQIGPFILEEQIGIGGMGVVYRANYPKSNKKVAVKILSPGLIEDPKLLSRFEREIKILKRLSHPNIVKYYGGGTENNQRYYAMQFIDGGSLQEMIKQRGRLTWEQAIHVGRQVCSALEHAHNAGIIHRDLKPANLFLSRKGRLMLGDFGIARDTEATALTAAGKTVGTYAYMAPEQINGAHPICGKTDLYALGCLLYEVLVGETPFVSDNPAEMLMQHINDDPHNVTEFAPDCPIWLDRLVDRMLSKDPDNRPFDALAVHTELGEIREKIAAGNSVTATVPASQVDTRIDRVHPRKKKKKRRENVPVHEQTWFLATCLLALIGVTTWLLWPESVASIHARVKVVMNADTTEWNVRRESRGDCLAIVERAPDGPYAADARIWIDEINLEIKEHQMEKKADGFGDLENPFEREYVRAYKLEKDIDPNPLAAIERYDNVIQQLDAFTPERLETESPPYALTMDEFRIWNVIFAKRRKEARTQLLNSDRLRLRGLFATRMKQAEQLATDGEDEQAQKIWDVTIRLYQNVDSVSDFLRYAMLRCRGQDAEIPAVNAAQEQP, encoded by the coding sequence ATGGACAAACGACAAATTGGACCGTTTATTCTGGAGGAGCAGATCGGTATCGGAGGAATGGGGGTGGTGTATCGGGCGAACTACCCGAAAAGTAATAAGAAGGTTGCTGTCAAAATCCTGTCACCAGGCCTGATAGAAGATCCGAAACTCCTCAGCCGTTTCGAACGAGAAATCAAAATTCTCAAACGGCTCAGTCATCCCAATATTGTTAAGTACTACGGAGGGGGCACAGAAAATAATCAACGGTACTACGCCATGCAGTTCATCGATGGCGGGTCACTGCAGGAAATGATTAAACAGCGGGGACGACTCACCTGGGAACAGGCGATTCATGTGGGTCGTCAGGTCTGTTCGGCTCTCGAACACGCGCACAATGCCGGTATCATTCATCGGGATCTCAAACCGGCCAACCTGTTTCTGTCACGCAAAGGCCGCCTGATGCTGGGCGATTTTGGGATTGCACGTGACACCGAAGCCACCGCACTGACGGCGGCCGGAAAAACCGTTGGAACGTACGCTTATATGGCCCCGGAACAGATCAACGGGGCACATCCGATCTGCGGCAAAACGGACCTCTATGCACTTGGGTGTCTGCTGTATGAGGTACTGGTTGGTGAGACGCCGTTTGTATCGGATAACCCGGCCGAGATGCTCATGCAGCACATCAATGACGATCCACACAATGTGACAGAATTTGCTCCGGACTGTCCGATCTGGCTGGACCGTCTTGTAGATCGAATGCTGTCTAAAGATCCTGACAACCGCCCGTTTGATGCACTTGCCGTCCATACCGAACTTGGCGAGATTCGCGAAAAAATCGCTGCAGGAAACAGCGTGACTGCCACAGTCCCTGCCTCACAGGTTGACACGCGCATCGACAGGGTTCATCCTCGCAAAAAGAAAAAGAAAAGGAGGGAAAACGTTCCGGTGCATGAGCAAACATGGTTCCTTGCAACCTGTCTGCTCGCACTCATCGGAGTGACGACCTGGTTGCTGTGGCCGGAAAGTGTCGCTTCCATCCACGCCAGAGTAAAAGTGGTTATGAACGCCGACACCACGGAGTGGAACGTCAGAAGAGAGTCACGCGGCGATTGTTTGGCAATCGTTGAGCGCGCTCCTGACGGACCATATGCAGCCGATGCCCGCATCTGGATCGACGAAATCAATCTGGAAATCAAAGAACACCAGATGGAGAAGAAGGCTGACGGATTCGGAGATCTGGAAAACCCCTTCGAACGGGAATACGTAAGGGCATACAAACTGGAAAAGGACATCGATCCAAACCCACTGGCAGCCATTGAACGTTATGACAACGTGATTCAGCAGCTGGACGCATTCACGCCGGAACGACTGGAGACGGAAAGTCCGCCGTATGCACTCACGATGGATGAGTTCAGGATCTGGAATGTTATCTTTGCCAAACGACGCAAGGAGGCTCGGACACAACTGCTCAACAGTGATCGCCTGCGTCTGCGTGGCCTGTTTGCCACTCGAATGAAACAAGCCGAACAACTGGCCACCGACGGTGAAGATGAACAGGCTCAGAAAATCTGGGATGTGACCATAAGACTCTATCAGAACGTCGACAGTGTCTCTGATTTTCTGCGTTATGCCATGCTGCGCTGTAGAGGTCAGGACGCCGAAATTCCGGCAGTCAACGCCGCACAGGAACAACCCTAG
- a CDS encoding 4'-phosphopantetheinyl transferase superfamily protein gives MTELCSDRLKVWKFPAVVNESVSPVNSIALLVYFVMSFSMFTSPAAVDAVQVWLSYGFQDVDHSASGLTASERELAERLTSNPRRRSFEMGRRLGKRAVQEFTEPSGIDAERVEILSEDPAAITSRPVICEDGTPVDLKISITHLDQTVAVAVADGEHVIGIDLARIQRPSSAFRDIWMKTHEQYQVSQSEDVALTATMNWSAREAAFKATGIDSHFRPAHWSVAFEGDRATCFYRGQQQPVQLSFYRIHQEMLLTVAGDGTDVTFRTR, from the coding sequence ATGACCGAACTCTGTTCGGACCGGCTGAAGGTCTGGAAATTTCCTGCCGTTGTGAATGAGAGTGTCAGTCCTGTCAATTCAATTGCTTTGCTTGTCTATTTTGTTATGTCATTTTCAATGTTCACCAGTCCAGCCGCAGTCGACGCCGTTCAGGTGTGGCTGTCTTACGGGTTTCAGGATGTCGATCATTCTGCGTCCGGTCTGACAGCATCGGAACGGGAACTGGCAGAACGATTGACGTCGAACCCGCGTCGCCGATCATTCGAAATGGGGCGCCGACTCGGTAAGCGGGCAGTACAGGAGTTCACAGAACCGTCTGGTATCGATGCTGAACGGGTTGAAATACTGTCTGAGGACCCGGCTGCCATTACCTCGCGACCGGTAATCTGCGAGGACGGCACTCCCGTGGATTTGAAGATCTCGATCACTCACCTGGATCAGACAGTTGCCGTAGCAGTTGCCGACGGCGAACACGTCATAGGTATTGACCTGGCACGTATTCAACGGCCGTCTTCCGCTTTCAGAGATATCTGGATGAAGACTCATGAGCAGTATCAGGTCTCTCAAAGTGAGGATGTGGCACTCACTGCAACCATGAACTGGTCTGCACGAGAGGCGGCTTTCAAGGCAACGGGTATTGACAGTCACTTTCGTCCTGCACACTGGTCCGTAGCGTTTGAAGGTGATCGAGCGACATGTTTCTACCGTGGACAGCAACAGCCGGTACAACTGAGCTTTTATCGAATTCATCAGGAAATGTTGCTGACTGTGGCCGGTGACGGAACCGATGTCACGTTTCGCACCAGGTAA